aattatcaacaatatttttatgtgtatataATTGAAGTTtatatcatcatcattattactCCTACTTTGCTCCCCTTTGAATCTCCCTTGCGTGAAACATAAATATCTTGCTTATATTATatcaaactaaaaaataaaatatcttttgcttataaaaaaaatggaaaaggaGAGGAAGAATAGAGGTACTAGTAACTAGTAAGATTTTCTTGATGGcaggaaaaaaacaaaagacacaaacgggaaaaggagaagaaaaaataagGACACATTCGATAGAATACGAATAAGATGCATATCTTGTTTATCACAAAAGGAACACACTCACATTACGTAGTGGTCACCAAACCGTGACCGTACGTACCATTATACCATGTAAAGGCACCCACCCTCATCTAGCATGTTTAAATCCTAATTTAATGGTTTCTTTATTACAAGAGTGTTGAAGCATGAAAAGATAGCAAGACTAACTAAATCAGCTAAATATAACGAATTAATCTAATTAAGTAGGacaatattgtttatataaaataaaaagtaaactcGTCATAACAAGTTAGATTTGTTGATACATCATGTCGGAAAGTTCCGGAAATCCCGAGAGAAACATCGGCTAAAATACTTCAAGATTACAAAATTATGAGCCAAGCCACCTCATCTTcacactataaaaaaaattcataaagtcGGGacaaaatcttaattttaaacaaaaattttagttttgaacaacaaataaaataatcagTTTTTTCCCCCTAAATTAATCTATAAAAATCTTTCGCCCTAAACTAACTCCTAAAATACCAAATTGTTTACCTGGACAAGTGATCGGGCTCGCTGGGCGGTGGATCCGCCGCCGTCTTCATCCAAAATCTTAAAGCATCATATTGATGAATTACATTTCTTATAAATTTAACATTCTTCTTATTTATTGTCAATGTATGACTTATCCATTCACACTTAAAACTGAACTCATCAATACAATAGTTAGTTTGTCAACTATGATAATCTTAGTAATAAAAAACACTATGATAAATCTAATTAAGTGAGATTTTTAAAAGAATACcgtataattctttttttttttgtgaataatgtattttatttacataGATAAAATCGTAAAATTatcataaactcacacacacaaatgaGGAGATCCGAGTTCAAATTCGGGTCATAACATTCGGCCTAATAATTTTAACATGACAGTTAAATTGGGACTTGCTGACATAAttcatccttttttttttttgacaataacataattcatcctttaaattttttttaaaaaaaagtataaacgGAAATTACtatgttacaaaataaattcaacatGATTTGtccaaattttgttttgttcaaatttcaaaatcattgAACACATATCAAAGGCCAACCAATTAAAATACGAAAAGATCAATTTGATCCTGATCTACTTATCAGCCCCCAACTAACTAGAAGGCTAAGAATGGAAGACCCAATGGCCAATTCCCTACAAAGTCAAGATTGCCTGCTAAACTCCTTCACCGGATACACAGTGGACTACTGGACTGGCATagttgccattcaaaaaaaataataaaaatggactgGCAATCTGGCATAGGTTAATCAAAAACATGAATAATGGACAAATTCAATTATAtatctattttaataaaatttccaAGTAGTTTtgtattctattattttttaactaattgagatattttaattttaatattgtatACAAGTAAGGTGTAAAATATGATATCTCCACCTATTATGGTTGGCCAGTCATTTAATTCCAAAatgtaacaaatatttttttttataagcaaagagTATTATTATAAGGCAGTACAGAGGGTACTCAAACTCTTACAATTGACATCAAAAAGTCAAGAACTTTGAATATAAGACATCGGGTCTAAACACCAACTAGGAAATGGAATACAAGCATTACAGCCATAACGACGAGAAAACCATAGCCAAGAAAAAAGTTTAATATCCTCTAATAGAGACAACGCGTCCGGAATGCAGGGCTCCTTtgaagataatattttttttgaaaaaactaaattagtccacccaaattgGTACCAGAGAGAaacgaacctcagacctcaagaggatcacactctcaggtctcaagccaataccaatgcaccaacccaagtgagttaaaaaataatcatcatcCTTTAAAGATAATATTATTCCTGTGTTTCCATATATTTCAAATGGTTGTCAACCAAACTAAGTGACGAACCCGACCATTATCTTTTGCTTTAATCAGATCAAAATGTAACAAATATGTTTCACTTCAACTTCCTTGAATTACTAATTAAACTCAAGCGtatactttttgtttttggtgaTTGATTTAAACATGTAATTGTTATTTCTTaataatgaaaattaaatatgaacaaTTAAATTGATGTTACACTCTTAATAAATAGAAATTGATGTTACACTGCGTAAAGTCAATTTGCTTTGTCATTTGTAGGACAAACGTTGGTTTTATGGGAATATACATAATGAGGTGTATAAATAATGTGATAACATTATTTGTATACTACCTATCGATATaagatttaaatatattttttttacacaaaaatgaGATTTAAATAGCTCTTACTATGTGAGATACATGAATGTAGGATAGCTGCAGATCCATCGCCATGTGTCCCGTAGTAGGAAAGCCTTTAATCCAAACTGAAAAGATCTCGTGGGATTATAGGGTGTTTGAAAGATTCATCATCATCTAGAGGATGATTTGAGGGCTCCATTTTAAATTCGGGATTTATCCATAAGGATTTTCGAAATaacatgtgtaaaaaaataataatgaaataaaacaaGGGTACAATGGATGTTCTGACCCACGACCATAAATCAATATAACTTTCTTACGATGAATATGTTAGAATTATGGTGATTCAccgtaattttttaaaaattacaaaGTGTAATTAACTCTACAGGGGTCACTGTAACGTGATATCAAACATATAGGCTCATATTGATTGTGGATCAGTGAAAGGTAGAGGCTataatttgagatgaaggacGATGATGGAAAGTGTATCTCCAAATACTTCAACATTTAAGTCAATATTAGCTCGAGTTGGATGAGAGAGGTTTAAAATATAAGACATATACCTTATGAGGTTGTGAAAAATAGATTGAATAGGCGTTAAAAAGGAGTTGTTGTGTAGTAGTGAAGAAGTCGTTAAAGACGACACCCGTAAATTACAAGATCAAATAATCGTTATGAGTCCTTGAATTATTATTACGAGTCATTACGAGTCAAAGAGGATTCAAGACTTAAGGGATAAACTAGGTTTTTATCGGTCCATAACAAgcacactatatatatatatatatatatatatatatatatatatatatatatatatatatatatatatatatatatgtgcatTTCCCCCTAGTGGTCGCAATTATGCAGGAGAGGAGGTTGAGCCCGCTCTCCCGAATATCTGGCCCACAAGACCTATAACTTCGCGTCTATCCGTTAGCCCATGACCTGGTCTATCTAATCCGCTCAGAGGCGGACAGTCCAAACCCTACTGGGTCTCTCTCCCCATGGGCATGGCAGGACAAAAATGGAACGTAGAAACTAGAAAGAAGCTTCGGACAATATAAACTAGATAGATAGAAACGTTGCCACTTCATTCGCAAAAcatgtttaactcacttttatgaacacataatcaaataaaaatcactttaaattttatttttggaggagttaaaattgaattatataAATGTATAGACATATATATCATGTATTCACTTTGCATTTATCTCGCTCTTAATTAACACTTATTTGAATGAGCAATGAAATTGACAAGATCACGGTAAATCATGGTTATATTGTCAAAAGCTGCATTTTGTAGCTTGACAAAATCACGGTGATTCATAACTCATCCCAACACAcatttaaccaaaatcaatccTATATaatcaattcattcaaaaacaatttttatcgTTCATAAAGAATTCATTCAaagttatttaattaatatgtttttttttacgtcagaaaaaaattaaacatataaattaaatagcttttgtctaacatgcacaaatTTAATGAGTCTTTTATCATGCACTTTAAAACAAATATCTATAAATCTCATCTATCAATATATCACATAAAAAGACCATttaatccaataaaaaaacagaattataaatgataaaagattttcttttttgtttcatttataCACTCGGTAAACTAATTTTAAAGAttctttcttaaaaaaataaactaattttaaGATTCATGCTAAAAGACACCGTTATTTATGTCATCAATTGTTTTTCTATTTAAAGTATGTCATCAACAGTTTCGTGACAGTATTTGTTTTCTAGATAAAAATACACTATTCTTCATTACACACATTTGTTCTCTACATCACGTTTCTTACATAATTGGATGTGATGATAAATATAGAGAGTAGAAAAGGCAAACATAAACGAGTGAAACAGAAAAACAAACGAGTGTAACTGAACTAGTCGTTGAATCGTAGTTTTGATTTTGACCCTGAAACCTGTTTCCAGTGCCCAGGATTCGCTACCCGAATTTGCCCACTTCAATGCCACTTTCTTCACGCGCCAAAACCCGGAAGTGATAAGCACGCGCACCCGTGAATCTCGTACGTTGTTTGAAACCTGGGGTGAAgttgaatttgtgaaaataCTAATAACTGAAGTTGGTTGTTACACTCGCAACATATTTAACCGCTTTTGAAACAAACTTAAACTTATTTAGAGAGGACAATTCAATTTACTCTTCTCATCCCTTCTTCAAAttcattaacttttttttcgttcatttattgattttttttttcttttttttttccctcaaaccaaacacacacttaaTCTTCTGGCTCTTAGAATAAAGAACTCCGATATATAATTATTCGGCCGCGATATAAATAaaactttattaaaaattgttccCCAAAAATCAAATTGATGTAGGAGGCAAGCCTACACGTATCGAAGAATTTGTGCGTCATCAGAAACTAATAAGCTCTAACCCCGCTCATTAAGATTAGTTGTTATTATCTTTTTAagtgtgttttattttatttccagCGCTATTATTTATTacgtattatattttttaaaaagtttgttattattaggataattatcttttaaatttaaataacaatGAATTTAAGATAAGTTGATTATTAAGCTAGTTAGTTAATTTTTCAATTGCAAACCTATTTAAAGGCTGACATATTTAAAAGAAATCAAGTTATCGtttatcataaattttttagagttcttttctctttatgGTGAATTtcggaatttttttttggtgaattccAGAGTTTTTATCTGATAGATTTGACGGTTGCAAacctatttttttgtttctaggATTAGCGTTTGTTAATCCTTGCGCATCCCACTGCGTCTCAAACTCCGCTTCCCCGAACAATTCGATCCGATCTAGAGGAAGTTAATCTAATTCAAAGTTAGTTctaacatcaagtgatttcgACCTTCTTATAATCGCAATTCTGGAGGAGTTCATTAAACACTCATCTAATGTTTTAgttatttctctttttattttgatgatAAAAAGACAAAGAAAAGGAGAGAAGAgtgttcaaaataaaaatcaaatgcGTGCAGACAAGGGAGAAGCATTTTTGCAGTACAAAAAAGAGGAGTACTACTGTATTTAAACATTTTTCACACCCAAGATTATGCGCATCTTGGTCAACCACGTTTGACCCAAATAAACGACAACTTTAGGGCCGTTTGTGTAATTTAATTAAGTACTAGTACTACTTCTGTTCTGCCACCACacctaaatattttaattattattgttgtgtccgataataattaaaaaaaaaaaaacaaaacattattttaatattttgaagaTGTTTTAAAAACCTTGTGAGTTCGGCTGTGTcgttgctgttgttgttgtctGGGGTCAACAATACCTTTTATTGGGTTAAGAGATTCATTACTCATTACCCATTTCCCTCTTATATATATAACCCTTTGCATTAGTATTTTCCCCATTTCATTTTATCTCTCAAACAAGAGAGAAAAAACACAACACACACTGATATGAGAACAAGAAGAGGGAGTTATTACCCAGAATCTGGAATAGTGACAAAGATGTGTTCATTTGGTAATAAGAGAAAACCAAAAGAGACTATTTCATATGCAAAGAGACAGAAGAAATGTTCTGAgaaaccaacaacaacaacaacggattatgatttttttgaatCTTTACCAGATGACATCGTTATTTCTATCTTCTGTAGGCTTAGTTCTACAGCCACTTCCCCTTCAGATTTTGTAACCGTTTTATTAACGTGAGTATTCGTAACTTCTCTCATTTCTAAGGCTTTGTTTGGttaaattaattgattaattaattagtttgatGATTTTGTGAAACAGGTGTAAGAGATTAAAAAGTTTAGCACTTCATTCTCTTGTGTTATCAAAAGCTTCTCCGAGAACTTTCTCCATTAGAGCAAAAAATTGGTCCGATTCTGCACAAAAATTTCTCAAAAACTGTGCCGAAGCAGGGAATGTTGAAGCGTGTTATACTTTAGGCATGGTTAGtattaaaatcaaattaatctaaaattgaaaaaaaattaaattaaaagtttgaGATCTATGAATTCATTTCTAACAGAAACggttattgtttttttgttatgcAGATTCGGTTTTACTGTTTGCAAAACAGAGGGAGCGGTGCTTCGCTTATGGCGAAAGCAGCAATGAATTCACACGCGCGTGCTCTTTACTCGCTTGCAGTTATACAGTTCAACGGCAGCGGCGGTACCAAAAGTGACAAAGACCTCCGTGCCGGAGTTGCTCTCTGCGCTAGAGCCGCTTTTCTCGGCCACATCGACGCGTTGCGTGAGCTTGGCCACTGTTTACAAGACGGTTACGGTGTTAAACAGAATATCTCCGAGGGAAGACGTTTTCTTATTCAAGCAAACGCACGTGAACTCGCCGCCGTGTTATCAACCAACGCCGCCGCGCGCCAGTTAGTTAATTCAAATCTCCAGTCACAGCTTCGATATGTTGCGGCGACTGGATGTCCGTTGTTAAGTGATTTTGGATGTAATGTCCCGGCGCCGGAGCCACATCCGGCGAGTCGGTTTTTGACGGAGTGGTTCACGGTTCGGAGTGATTCGCTTGATTCGGGTTTGAGACTCTGTTCACATGCCGGATGTGGTAGACCGGAGACACGGAAACATGAGTTTCGAAGGTGTTCCGTTTGTGGTGCGGTGAATTATTGTTCACGCGCTTGTCAAGCGCTTGATTGGAAGTTTCGACATAAGGCGGAGTGTGCTCCGGTGGAACGGTGGCTTGATGAGGATGGTGAAGACGACGGTGAAGATGACGGCGACCGTGAGGTAATGGTTATGGAAGATAGTTAGAAAATTTTCGGAATAGGATTATGGTTATGGTAACTGTAACGGAGGTTAATTCGCACGGTTGTTCTAACGGCGAAATGAATCCATTTTTGTTGAGGTGTTTGAGAAATTATATACCTGATTTATTTGGCCGTATAAAAAAGGTATTTGTATACGTACAATCGTACATTGGTACATGTCTTCCTTTTTTCCCTGTATAGTTGGAAGGAAAATTctcccaaaaaaattaaatgggttgatttcccttttcttttcttcttttttgtttccttGAAATTTTTGTGCCAAATGAATCGAACGGTTAATCGGAATTTCAATTCTTAAAGACATAATTCTGCGTTCAGTTTTATATctgtttaattatattaaattaataattaataaatttcagcattgataataaaataatgttctatgaaaaatcTTTTTAAGACTATGAATTATTTGCATTGTAAATTTAGGTGTATGggttgaattttctttttataggttttgaaaatatatttctttagcTTCCAATAATAGATGAAAAGTTTACTggctttttaatataaaaatcagTTGAGTATAGTGGAAAgaaattttattgaattataaactaatattttggTTTTGAACAAGTTTGTAAACTACATCTGACCAAAAATTAGTTACCTGTTTTTTCACTCCCAATAATCAGTTTCTAATTTAAACATGATACAACATGATACAATAAAAGTTGTTCGATTtgatcccttattttttagcagatcaaataCACCCATGAAAATTAGGGATTTGGTAACGTATGAGCCGTGTCTCTCAAATCTCAATATATATAACGAGTTTCCCTTTTTATTTTGCTtgagaaacaaaataaataaggaCTAGTAAAAGTTTACATGTGATTATCCATCTAATTCAAACCAATTGGATTGTAGCTTTAAGGAATAAAGTGTTCATATGTAACATAAGTAGTTCAAGAGTCTATCAAGTCTTGATGGTACTTGTATGAGATGTGTTTGCATCTCTCTGTAGTTTCAACATGTGTACAAGGATTAGTGTTTTATTGTACTTCTGTTTTGTTTAGTTTagtttaatcaaattttaaagtACTTTTGGACTTTTAATGGTACTAATTATCtggaaaatatgatattttacaTCTGGATAATAGCATTAGGGTCCAGACATTTGGATGACCTAACAAGTTCCTGAAAAGCTTAATTGGTTAATATTCAGTATTATTCATGTAAAGAATGTTGTTCATGTAAAGAATACTATGTTGCTGGTATTTTGAAACTCCCTAAACTATCTAGAGATATATGCCAAAGCCTTTTGACCCTATCATTTATATAAGTAATTTGGTAAGGTTTAGGATTAAAACCACATTAACGAactttcatttaaaaaataaaatcagatactattattaataagaaaattaataaatgacatttttataagtcaaaaaaaaataaataaattaataaatgacatttttaaaGAAGTCCCATAAGAGCTATAGTAGCTGTCTATAATTCTATAATAATTCACAAAAATTGCCCAATGAAATATACGTATGACCCCCACACAATTATAGACAAAACTAGCCCTTCCATGACTTGCTTTAATCTAGctttaattattattgtgtttttttttatggcaAAAGGAATCAAGCATATTTAGTGACTACCCTATAaggaattttaaaaatagataataaaacaagaaaattaAACATGCCGTTAAAGTATGAATGTAAATAAGTTGGATCGAGTTAGACTTTATCAATTGAAATctgatttaattaaaaaattcaaaatctaaGTTTGATTTGAGACCGACTTAAACTAAACCGCAAGCCTCTGTCGATCGGTTTGCATGAGATATTCCCACATCTAATTGAGAGTTGTTTATGTGGGATTAACATATATGGATATCATAGAGATTGTTTTGCAGCAGCTTATCTGGCTGGAGTCATGCCATATATAAGTTTAAATAGTAATTGATTCCATTTTACATGGATTATAGATTAATAATGTCAAATGGGGGAGACAACTTAATTATTAATCTAATTGGTTTGGGATTAAGGTAATGGGATGGTGGTGGGAGCGCACTTATTCTTCCCAAAAtgttaattattcaattaattctTATTGACACCCTATATGCGTTAATGGGTGACTCTGGCCCAATTGAATAATTAGGCCCATTGTTTGGAATTATTCTTATCAAacaaaatagaataattttGGCCCTAAAAAAATACTACAGAtaagaataaaatgaaaatatagtttggtatttttttataacatggttaggtatatttttttggtccccGGGAAACAAATTAGGCATTTGTGATGTGAACTAGGAGTTgagccaaaaaccaaaaaaaaaaaaaggttaaattaattttgtttaaaagcAAAAGTTAGCCTCTCATTTAAAatgcactattttttttttacacacatTTAAAATGCACTTGAAAACTGAAAATtcacatgaaaaataaaatcagaatGGAGGAACATGAATGTTGGATTCAATAAAATTCAagcataaaaaaacaaattttcctaATGGGTCAGGTATGGAGACAAGTTTACTTGTTATGTGCTAACTACCACCACAAACATAGGTGGCAGACATAGTTCTTAACAAATGCCTTTAAATTGAAAATGAGTTCCTTTATTTGAGCAACTTTATTGCTGTAAAAAAATACTAGTTTTGAGCAACTTCATTGTTTTTTGATAAGGAACAactttattgttgttttttctttcatacCTTTCTACTTTTCTGTTTCTTACATTTGGTATCTTTGCAATATGAATGTCATAGTTATTGCCACATCGATTGTCACCATCTTATACCTTCTTTTGTAAACAAAATTTATGTCAAAAATAAGAGGTAGGCCAAAAATTGTAGAGTTTGGTAGAACAAACCAACTTTGTTAGAGCATCgcctttgattattatttttcattttattttgatttatcgATTTATAGATATAGCTTTACGGAGATATATCATTAATGTAACTCATAAGTCTTAGCTCAATAGTCAAATACCGAAATTGTTAAATCAAATATATGTGGTGTCTTGAATGACCTTCAATGAGATCTAATGATAATGTCAGCTCACTTTATATGtccataataatttaaaaaatagctataaaataatgaaattcaATGTAAGATGgtgtatttttttatgtcagAAAGTGTTTGAAAAGATTTATAATGCATGGTagtataattatttttgtaattttttagtaTTTAGAAAAACAGGTAAAAAATGTCTTTTGTTAAATCATCCCATAAATTTGTTAAATGTCTTTAGCAACAGGCTGGGCCcaaattttccaaaaaattaaaggttGGGCTCAAATGTCAAAACATGTTACAAACTGTTGAAGATGGTTTCTTTTCCCGCCCCCCATAATTCTCGTGCATCctctatatttaaaatttttgccAAATTTATTTCTTCTAGATTTTAAAAGccagatgaaaaaaaaaatcatttatataatTTCGGATTTTAGAATTTCAACAGTCCTTATACATTGTTCGAGCCCCTcttatataattgttttttttagcattttgtacattcgaattttaaaattgagaaaCGTAAAAAGTTGATTTTATACATCcagattttaaaatttgaatgtaGTAATAGATGAATTTTAGGGGATATAACATTAGGGTGTGgcttcgtaaaaaaaaaaaattaaggtgtGGCGAAGTTATGtgtcaaataataaaaagatgGAAGATTTGATTTTCACCCTCaataaaaatcaacaatatatTTGGGCTCTGCCCtctttttgtaaccaaaaaaaaaaatcaacaatataaacattgatcatttaaaaaataaacaatagtGGCGGGCCTTTGCAAATACAATAGAAACTTTGTTTGTGAGTATGATTGTGGGAAACGAATTAAATGTAGTTACTGACTGCTACATTTAGCTGCAGTCGTTCCTTATGAATCATATATCAATATTAGGCAGTTCAGATCTTAagaaaacttttaatttttttattaaacacaaaacttgaaattgaaatatgaaTCGTTCGATTTTGAGATCCGACAACTTTAAGAGTGACGACTGCATGACTGTACATATTTTTGACTTTAGTGAATTCAGATCCATGATTGTGAGTTTACGTTAAATCTTGGTAGTGATTATATCACAA
This portion of the Trifolium pratense cultivar HEN17-A07 linkage group LG3, ARS_RC_1.1, whole genome shotgun sequence genome encodes:
- the LOC123914272 gene encoding F-box protein At1g67340 — translated: MRTRRGSYYPESGIVTKMCSFGNKRKPKETISYAKRQKKCSEKPTTTTTDYDFFESLPDDIVISIFCRLSSTATSPSDFVTVLLTCKRLKSLALHSLVLSKASPRTFSIRAKNWSDSAQKFLKNCAEAGNVEACYTLGMIRFYCLQNRGSGASLMAKAAMNSHARALYSLAVIQFNGSGGTKSDKDLRAGVALCARAAFLGHIDALRELGHCLQDGYGVKQNISEGRRFLIQANARELAAVLSTNAAARQLVNSNLQSQLRYVAATGCPLLSDFGCNVPAPEPHPASRFLTEWFTVRSDSLDSGLRLCSHAGCGRPETRKHEFRRCSVCGAVNYCSRACQALDWKFRHKAECAPVERWLDEDGEDDGEDDGDREVMVMEDS